In a genomic window of Drosophila takahashii strain IR98-3 E-12201 chromosome 3L, DtakHiC1v2, whole genome shotgun sequence:
- the Zasp67 gene encoding fibrous sheath CABYR-binding protein isoform X2, with translation MVVDIKMCRFDNVPWGFRLVGGADYDYPLTVVKVTEGSIADEAGLRVEDIIVRINDTAATPLSHDEAHRLIMNSGSVFYFGVYRENEEDAYECLKRFPTSEGSLTKSPTPFVSPSPTPSLSQLTEATNARTPEPEPFVPPPREFAPITVPSVDVDVLAECRQALSEVHSEDNRGAVPAEAQEGLYLPDLPDRPCSALSERQEIKLVEEEIAAVLSGESEVLKEHNVLGIFPKPGVCMSSDVLRSLNEEVTKTKLEKDKENRQWSTFLQRPNRPVPKSKQSLEAERRAANAYKVTIVKSAPREKSPMPEAKPAPKETTPPKEEEKQEEPVPEEVESTEPEPEKDEEPLPTDSEVPNLEQLPESELPDEQPEKADVPKEVCEAEEVQVPTEPDSPGASEASEATPPAEPSTSPKSEEELALERQLADVQRQLAALSSLPSTIQSTLDAVTKQLAELVPTFKLQQQQEQEKLSPEAQLPQIDERAEEGEGEVTTNTAGETEDAGKDISISGTDNPLGPCESNEDRCDANDREVAEISRSTDDNRLAKDKKKDLEKEKEQEPLSEEQSFKKQKRHDVIEELEEHLVRKNNPRRSKRAFGPLVPSSERPLVLPGGRRWYRPKDAYNDEFIAETLSAQAELITGSTLGVNFMKYQKPERKIDLNRSEVYKYLNPHLDRAPVRGIEVRAPLVAAESDIRQSLQS, from the exons ATGGTGGTCGACATTAAGATGTGCCGCTTTGATAATGTGCCCTGGGGCTTTCGACTCGTGGGCGGGGCGGACTACGACTATCCGCTGACGGTGGTTAAG GTGACCGAGGGCAGCATTGCTGACGAGGCTGGACTGCGGGTCGAGGACATCATCGTGCGCATCAATGACacggctgccacgcccctcaGCCACGACGAGGCCCACCGCCTCATTATGAACAGCGGCAGCGTCTTCTACTTCGGCGTCTACCG GGAGAACGAGGAGGACGCCTACGAGTGCCTGAAGAGGTTTCCCACGAGCGAGGGTTCGTTGACCAAGTCACCGACGCCATTCGTTTCCCCATCGCCGACTCCATCGCTGTCCCAGCTGACGGAAGCCACAAATGCACGAACTCCGGAACCGGAGCCATTCGTCCCGCCTCCCAGGGAATTCGCCCCCATTACGGTGCCTTCTGTGGACGTGGACGTCCTGGCGGAATGTCGCCAAGCCCTGTCGGAAGTGCATTCGGAAGACAATCGCGGGGCTGTGCCAGCTGAGGCACAAGAAGGTCTCTACTTGCCCGATTTGCCCGATCGCCCGTGCTCGGCGCTGTCCGAAAGGCAGGAAATTAAGCTGGTGGAGGAGGAAATTGCAGCCGTGCTGTCCGGCGAGTCGGAGGTGCTCAAGGAGCACAATGTCCTCGG GATCTTCCCCAAGCCCGGCGTCTGCATGTCCAGCGATGTCCTGCGCTCGCTCAACGAGGAGGTGACCAAGACGAAGCTGGAGAAGGACAAGGAGAACCGCCAGTGGTCCACCTTCCTGCAGCGTCCCAATCGTCCGGTGCCCAAGAGCAAGCAATCGCTGGAGGCCGAAAGGCGGGCGGCCAATGCCTACAAGGTGACGATTGTCAAGTCGGCGCCTCGGGAAAAATCACCCATG CCGGAAGCTAAACCGGCGCCAAAGGAGACCACACCGCCCAAAGAGGAGGAGAAGCAGGAGGAGCCAGTTCCGGAGGAGGTGGAGTCAACCGAACCGGAGCCCGAGAAGGATGAGGAGCCACTGCCGACAGACAGCGAGGTGCCGAATTTGGAGCAACTACCGGAGAGCGAGCTGCCGGACGAGCAGCCGGAGAAAGCCGATGTGCCCAAGGAGGTTTGCGAGGCGGAGGAGGTCCAGGTCCCAACGGAGCCGGACTCTCCAGGCGCTTCCGAGGCTTCGGAGGCAACCCCTCCGGCTGAGCCCAGTACTTCGCCCAAAAGCGAAGAGGAGCTGGCCCTGGAACGCCAGTTGGCTGATGTGCAAAGACAACTGGCCGCCCTCTCGTCCCTGCCCTCCACCATACAGTCGACCCTGGACGCGGTGACCAAGCAGCTGGCCGAATTGGTGCCCACCTtcaagctgcagcagcagcaggagcaggagaagCTCTCGCCGGAAGCTCAGCTGCCGCAAATCGATGAAAGAGCCGaggaaggggaaggggaagTGACCACCAACACCGCAGGCGAAACGGAGGATGCAG GCAAGGACATATCCATATCTGGGACTGACAACCCACTGGGGCCATGTGAGAGTAATGAGGATAGATGCGATGCCAATGACCGGGAAGTGGCGGAAATATCGCGCTCCACTGACGACAATCGCCTGGCCAAGGACAAGAAAAAGGAtctggagaaggagaaggagcaggagccgTTGTCCGAGGAGCAGAGCTTCAAGAAGCAGAAG AGACACGATGTCATTGAGGAGCTCGAGGAGCATTTGGTGCGCAAAAACAATCCCCGGCGGTCGAAGCGGGCCTTTGGGCCATTGGTCCCATCCTCGGAGCGTCCTTTGGTCCTTCCGGGCGGTCGGCGTTGGTACCGTCCCAAGGATGCCTACAACGATGAGTTCATTGCCGAGACCCTGAGCGCCCAGGCGGAGCTCATCACGGGCAGCACTCTCGG
- the Zasp67 gene encoding fibrous sheath CABYR-binding protein isoform X1 has product MVVDIKMCRFDNVPWGFRLVGGADYDYPLTVVKVTEGSIADEAGLRVEDIIVRINDTAATPLSHDEAHRLIMNSGSVFYFGVYRENEEDAYECLKRFPTSEGSLTKSPTPFVSPSPTPSLSQLTEATNARTPEPEPFVPPPREFAPITVPSVDVDVLAECRQALSEVHSEDNRGAVPAEAQEGLYLPDLPDRPCSALSERQEIKLVEEEIAAVLSGESEVLKEHNVLGVNFYRIFPKPGVCMSSDVLRSLNEEVTKTKLEKDKENRQWSTFLQRPNRPVPKSKQSLEAERRAANAYKVTIVKSAPREKSPMPEAKPAPKETTPPKEEEKQEEPVPEEVESTEPEPEKDEEPLPTDSEVPNLEQLPESELPDEQPEKADVPKEVCEAEEVQVPTEPDSPGASEASEATPPAEPSTSPKSEEELALERQLADVQRQLAALSSLPSTIQSTLDAVTKQLAELVPTFKLQQQQEQEKLSPEAQLPQIDERAEEGEGEVTTNTAGETEDAGKDISISGTDNPLGPCESNEDRCDANDREVAEISRSTDDNRLAKDKKKDLEKEKEQEPLSEEQSFKKQKRHDVIEELEEHLVRKNNPRRSKRAFGPLVPSSERPLVLPGGRRWYRPKDAYNDEFIAETLSAQAELITGSTLGVNFMKYQKPERKIDLNRSEVYKYLNPHLDRAPVRGIEVRAPLVAAESDIRQSLQS; this is encoded by the exons ATGGTGGTCGACATTAAGATGTGCCGCTTTGATAATGTGCCCTGGGGCTTTCGACTCGTGGGCGGGGCGGACTACGACTATCCGCTGACGGTGGTTAAG GTGACCGAGGGCAGCATTGCTGACGAGGCTGGACTGCGGGTCGAGGACATCATCGTGCGCATCAATGACacggctgccacgcccctcaGCCACGACGAGGCCCACCGCCTCATTATGAACAGCGGCAGCGTCTTCTACTTCGGCGTCTACCG GGAGAACGAGGAGGACGCCTACGAGTGCCTGAAGAGGTTTCCCACGAGCGAGGGTTCGTTGACCAAGTCACCGACGCCATTCGTTTCCCCATCGCCGACTCCATCGCTGTCCCAGCTGACGGAAGCCACAAATGCACGAACTCCGGAACCGGAGCCATTCGTCCCGCCTCCCAGGGAATTCGCCCCCATTACGGTGCCTTCTGTGGACGTGGACGTCCTGGCGGAATGTCGCCAAGCCCTGTCGGAAGTGCATTCGGAAGACAATCGCGGGGCTGTGCCAGCTGAGGCACAAGAAGGTCTCTACTTGCCCGATTTGCCCGATCGCCCGTGCTCGGCGCTGTCCGAAAGGCAGGAAATTAAGCTGGTGGAGGAGGAAATTGCAGCCGTGCTGTCCGGCGAGTCGGAGGTGCTCAAGGAGCACAATGTCCTCGG CGTCAATTTCTATAGGATCTTCCCCAAGCCCGGCGTCTGCATGTCCAGCGATGTCCTGCGCTCGCTCAACGAGGAGGTGACCAAGACGAAGCTGGAGAAGGACAAGGAGAACCGCCAGTGGTCCACCTTCCTGCAGCGTCCCAATCGTCCGGTGCCCAAGAGCAAGCAATCGCTGGAGGCCGAAAGGCGGGCGGCCAATGCCTACAAGGTGACGATTGTCAAGTCGGCGCCTCGGGAAAAATCACCCATG CCGGAAGCTAAACCGGCGCCAAAGGAGACCACACCGCCCAAAGAGGAGGAGAAGCAGGAGGAGCCAGTTCCGGAGGAGGTGGAGTCAACCGAACCGGAGCCCGAGAAGGATGAGGAGCCACTGCCGACAGACAGCGAGGTGCCGAATTTGGAGCAACTACCGGAGAGCGAGCTGCCGGACGAGCAGCCGGAGAAAGCCGATGTGCCCAAGGAGGTTTGCGAGGCGGAGGAGGTCCAGGTCCCAACGGAGCCGGACTCTCCAGGCGCTTCCGAGGCTTCGGAGGCAACCCCTCCGGCTGAGCCCAGTACTTCGCCCAAAAGCGAAGAGGAGCTGGCCCTGGAACGCCAGTTGGCTGATGTGCAAAGACAACTGGCCGCCCTCTCGTCCCTGCCCTCCACCATACAGTCGACCCTGGACGCGGTGACCAAGCAGCTGGCCGAATTGGTGCCCACCTtcaagctgcagcagcagcaggagcaggagaagCTCTCGCCGGAAGCTCAGCTGCCGCAAATCGATGAAAGAGCCGaggaaggggaaggggaagTGACCACCAACACCGCAGGCGAAACGGAGGATGCAG GCAAGGACATATCCATATCTGGGACTGACAACCCACTGGGGCCATGTGAGAGTAATGAGGATAGATGCGATGCCAATGACCGGGAAGTGGCGGAAATATCGCGCTCCACTGACGACAATCGCCTGGCCAAGGACAAGAAAAAGGAtctggagaaggagaaggagcaggagccgTTGTCCGAGGAGCAGAGCTTCAAGAAGCAGAAG AGACACGATGTCATTGAGGAGCTCGAGGAGCATTTGGTGCGCAAAAACAATCCCCGGCGGTCGAAGCGGGCCTTTGGGCCATTGGTCCCATCCTCGGAGCGTCCTTTGGTCCTTCCGGGCGGTCGGCGTTGGTACCGTCCCAAGGATGCCTACAACGATGAGTTCATTGCCGAGACCCTGAGCGCCCAGGCGGAGCTCATCACGGGCAGCACTCTCGG
- the Zasp67 gene encoding fibrous sheath CABYR-binding protein isoform X3 has product MVVDIKMCRFDNVPWGFRLVGGADYDYPLTVVKVTEGSIADEAGLRVEDIIVRINDTAATPLSHDEAHRLIMNSGSVFYFGVYRENEEDAYECLKRFPTSEGSLTKSPTPFVSPSPTPSLSQLTEATNARTPEPEPFVPPPREFAPITVPSVDVDVLAECRQALSEVHSEDNRGAVPAEAQEGLYLPDLPDRPCSALSERQEIKLVEEEIAAVLSGESEVLKEHNVLGIFPKPGVCMSSDVLRSLNEEVTKTKLEKDKENRQWSTFLQRPNRPVPKSKQSLEAERRAANAYKVTIVKSAPREKSPMPEAKPAPKETTPPKEEEKQEEPVPEEVESTEPEPEKDEEPLPTDSEVPNLEQLPESELPDEQPEKADVPKEVCEAEEVQVPTEPDSPGASEASEATPPAEPSTSPKSEEELALERQLADVQRQLAALSSLPSTIQSTLDAVTKQLAELVPTFKLQQQQEQEKLSPEAQLPQIDERAEEGEGEVTTNTAGETEDAGKDISISGTDNPLGPCESNEDRCDANDREVAEISRSTDDNRLAKDKKKDLEKEKEQEPLSEEQSFKKQKHNVRFQT; this is encoded by the exons ATGGTGGTCGACATTAAGATGTGCCGCTTTGATAATGTGCCCTGGGGCTTTCGACTCGTGGGCGGGGCGGACTACGACTATCCGCTGACGGTGGTTAAG GTGACCGAGGGCAGCATTGCTGACGAGGCTGGACTGCGGGTCGAGGACATCATCGTGCGCATCAATGACacggctgccacgcccctcaGCCACGACGAGGCCCACCGCCTCATTATGAACAGCGGCAGCGTCTTCTACTTCGGCGTCTACCG GGAGAACGAGGAGGACGCCTACGAGTGCCTGAAGAGGTTTCCCACGAGCGAGGGTTCGTTGACCAAGTCACCGACGCCATTCGTTTCCCCATCGCCGACTCCATCGCTGTCCCAGCTGACGGAAGCCACAAATGCACGAACTCCGGAACCGGAGCCATTCGTCCCGCCTCCCAGGGAATTCGCCCCCATTACGGTGCCTTCTGTGGACGTGGACGTCCTGGCGGAATGTCGCCAAGCCCTGTCGGAAGTGCATTCGGAAGACAATCGCGGGGCTGTGCCAGCTGAGGCACAAGAAGGTCTCTACTTGCCCGATTTGCCCGATCGCCCGTGCTCGGCGCTGTCCGAAAGGCAGGAAATTAAGCTGGTGGAGGAGGAAATTGCAGCCGTGCTGTCCGGCGAGTCGGAGGTGCTCAAGGAGCACAATGTCCTCGG GATCTTCCCCAAGCCCGGCGTCTGCATGTCCAGCGATGTCCTGCGCTCGCTCAACGAGGAGGTGACCAAGACGAAGCTGGAGAAGGACAAGGAGAACCGCCAGTGGTCCACCTTCCTGCAGCGTCCCAATCGTCCGGTGCCCAAGAGCAAGCAATCGCTGGAGGCCGAAAGGCGGGCGGCCAATGCCTACAAGGTGACGATTGTCAAGTCGGCGCCTCGGGAAAAATCACCCATG CCGGAAGCTAAACCGGCGCCAAAGGAGACCACACCGCCCAAAGAGGAGGAGAAGCAGGAGGAGCCAGTTCCGGAGGAGGTGGAGTCAACCGAACCGGAGCCCGAGAAGGATGAGGAGCCACTGCCGACAGACAGCGAGGTGCCGAATTTGGAGCAACTACCGGAGAGCGAGCTGCCGGACGAGCAGCCGGAGAAAGCCGATGTGCCCAAGGAGGTTTGCGAGGCGGAGGAGGTCCAGGTCCCAACGGAGCCGGACTCTCCAGGCGCTTCCGAGGCTTCGGAGGCAACCCCTCCGGCTGAGCCCAGTACTTCGCCCAAAAGCGAAGAGGAGCTGGCCCTGGAACGCCAGTTGGCTGATGTGCAAAGACAACTGGCCGCCCTCTCGTCCCTGCCCTCCACCATACAGTCGACCCTGGACGCGGTGACCAAGCAGCTGGCCGAATTGGTGCCCACCTtcaagctgcagcagcagcaggagcaggagaagCTCTCGCCGGAAGCTCAGCTGCCGCAAATCGATGAAAGAGCCGaggaaggggaaggggaagTGACCACCAACACCGCAGGCGAAACGGAGGATGCAG GCAAGGACATATCCATATCTGGGACTGACAACCCACTGGGGCCATGTGAGAGTAATGAGGATAGATGCGATGCCAATGACCGGGAAGTGGCGGAAATATCGCGCTCCACTGACGACAATCGCCTGGCCAAGGACAAGAAAAAGGAtctggagaaggagaaggagcaggagccgTTGTCCGAGGAGCAGAGCTTCAAGAAGCAGAAG CATAATGTGCGCTTCCAAACGTAG
- the Ilp1 gene encoding probable insulin-like peptide 1, whose product MFCQDNGAVHGLRQLPLLIAILTGVAMMVTPGASGHQLPPGNHKLCGPALSDAMDVVCAHGYNTLPQKRGGLLFSTTSSSSEEDNVWQSLAGAGYSFSPLLTNLYGSEVLIKTRRHRRHMPGGVYDECCVKSCTYEELSAYCLPK is encoded by the coding sequence ATGTTTTGCCAGGACAACGGTGCAGTTCATGGCCTCCGGCAACTGCCGCTGCTAATCGCCATCCTGACTGGAGTAGCGATGATGGTCACACCGGGCGCCAGTGGTCACCAGCTGCCCCCCGGGAACCACAAGTTGTGCGGTCCGGCCCTGTCCGATGCCATGGATGTGGTGTGTGCCCACGGCTACAACACTTTGCCACAGAAGCGGGGAGGCCTCCTATTctccaccacctcctcctcctctgagGAGGATAATGTGTGGCAATCGCTGGCCGGGGCAGGCTACTCCTTCAGTCCGCTGCTGACCAACTTGTACGGCTCCGAGGTCCTGATCAAGACGCGTCGCCACAGGAGACACATGCCCGGCGGCGTCTACGACGAGTGCTGCGTGAAGTCCTGCACCTACGAGGAGCTATCCGCCTACTGCCTGCCCAAATAG
- the LOC108070049 gene encoding acid sphingomyelinase-like phosphodiesterase 3b, with the protein MLAPFGWLLWLLAYSGLAQARTGFFWHISDLHLDTFYSTQGDIYRSCWELARSVSGSNANNAATEAPGPFGHYNCDSPWSLIESAVKTMKAKQGDNVEFVLWTGDALSHSAQPLSEQKQHEILRNITELLGRSFSSQFIFPVLGHEDGSGSYRRLGELWRHWLPSEALVTFDQGGYYSIEQTKSRLRIVALNTNFMRHDSDPDIRTSHSLRWPTEYFTEPKASVSSISAEDELLAEQQWLWLEEVLTKSEEKQETVYIVGHMPPGVDERQMGSQRNQLTFTEHNNQRYLEIVRRFAKVIQGQFFGHLHSDTFRVIYDAKGNPISWLMIAPSIVPGKAGIGSPNNPALRLYKFDTGSGQVLDYTQFWLDLHLANRANEPTWQLEYNLTHHYALPNISAGALHNLAEHFSDADSPWFTRYHRANDVRYGSACPGPCRLNHYCAITRLDYDEFRLCLEKEQLALQGHAPAARVPTSWSWLLGVLGVFYGLATGWWAGRCNNCHIQRI; encoded by the exons ATGCTGGCTCCTTTCGGCTGGCTGCTCTGGCTTTTGGCCTACTCCGGCCTGGCACAGGCGCGCACTG gcttcttCTGGCACATTAGTGACCTGCACCTGGACACATTTTACTCCACGCAAGGTGATATCTACAGGAGCTGCTGGGAGTTGGCTCGCTCGGTTTCCGGCTCAAATGCCAACAATGCGGCAACAGAGGCGCCTGGTCCCTTCGGCCACTACAACTGCGACAGTCCGTGGAGTCTGATCGAGTCCGCAGTGAAGACCATGAAGGCCAAGCAGGGAGACAATGTGGAGTTCGTCCTGTGGACCGGCGATGCCCTCTCCCATTCCGCCCAACCGCTTTCCGAGCAGAAGCAGCACGAGATCCTGCGGAATATCACCGAACTGCTGGGTCGCAGCTTCTCCTCGCAGTTCATCTTCCCGGTTTTGGGTCACGAGGACGGGAGCGGTAGCTACCGAAGATTGGGCGAACTGTGGCGCCACTGGCTGCCCTCGGAGGCCCTGGTGACCTTCGACCAGGGCGGCTACTACTCCATCGAGCAGACCAAGAGCCGCCTGCGCATCGTGGCCCTGAACACGAATTTCATGCGGCATGATTCCGATCCGGATATCAGGACATCGCACAGTCTGCGATGGCCAACGGAATATTTCACGGAGCCCAAAGCATCCGTGAGCTCAATTTCGGCTGAGGACGAACTGCTGGCGGAGCAACAGTGGCTTTGGCTGGAGGAGGTGCTCACCAAGTCCGAGGAGAAACAGGAAACG GTGTATATAGTGGGCCACATGCCGCCGGGCGTTGATGAACGTCAGATGGGATCTCAGCGCAACCAGTTAACTTTCACCGAGCACAACAACCAGCGCTACCTGGAGATAGTGCGACGATTTGCCAAAGTCATCCAGGGTCAGTTCTTCGGTCACCTTCACTCGGACACCTTTCGCGTGATCTACGATGCCAAAG GCAATCCCATTTCGTGGCTGATGATTGCCCCGTCGATTGTGCCCGGCAAGGCCGGAATCGGCTCACCGAATAATCCCGCCCTGCGGCTCTACAAGTTCGACACGGGAAGCGGCCAGGTGCTGGACTACACGCAGTTCTGGCTGGATCTGCATTTGGCCAACCGGGCCAACGAGCCCACCTGGCAGCTGGAGTACAACCTGACGCACCACTACGCCCTGCCGAATATCTCCGCCGGCGCCCTTCATAATCTCGCCGAGCATTTTTCGGACGCCGATTCCCCCTGGTTCACCAG ATACCACCGAGCCAACGACGTGCGATACGGGTCGGCCTGCCCCGGCCCCTGCAGGCTCAATCATTACTGCGCCATCACGCGCCTGGACTACGATGAGTTCCGTCTATGCCTGGAGAAGGAGCAGCTGGCGCTGCAAGGACACGCCCCCGCCGCCCGAGTGCCCACCTCGTGGAGCTGGCTGCTCGGCGTGCTCGGCGTTTTTTATGGCCTGGCCACGGGGTGGTGGGCCGGGCGATGCAACAATTGCCACATCCAGCGAATTTAA
- the Ilp2 gene encoding probable insulin-like peptide 2 gives MCKPLSFILLSAVIILASSPAQANAMRSCGEKLIEMMNYACETFNPVIGQQKRAMQSNDLDLLDPLQYVQNFEEDNSISEPEPSRLFRGNSFERVLSSLAEIQRRTRQQGIVNRCCKSPCSFAVIQEYCSVPKSH, from the exons ATGTGCAAGCCTTTGTCCTTCATCCTGCTGTCTGCTGTGATTATCCTGGCCAGCTCCCCAGCACAGGCCAACGCAATGCGGAGTTGCGGCGAGAAGCTCATCGAAATGATGAACTACGCTTGTGAAACCTTCAATCCCGTGATTGGCCAACAGAAACGAGCAATGC AGTCCAATGATCTGGACCTCCTCGACCCGCTGCAGTACGTTCAGAACTTCGAGGAGGACAACTCCATCTCGGAACCGGAGCCCAGTCGGCTCTTCCGCGGCAACTCCTTCGAGAGGGTCCTCAGTTCCCTGGCCGAAATCCAGCGACGCACTCGCCAGCAGGGAATTGTAAATAGGTGCTGCAAAAGTCCCTGCAGCTTTGCTGTCATCCAGGAATACTGCTCCGTACCCAAAAGCCATTAG
- the LOC108070039 gene encoding uncharacterized protein, with the protein MSNLSKFEFTNINCTSLDNEFDSFEYCFLKSVNRTYKYVSIKVNLFKTPVTKVHFSLNKRFSGYRPFLYNVTVDACRFLQNPASNPIVNYFYGFLTTHTNLNHTCPFVADILFDKINVEFVNHRFSKVLPFPEGDYYLESNWIAYDINRAVIKVYGTLS; encoded by the exons ATGtct AACCTTTCGAAGTTTGAGTTTACCAATATAAATTGCACTTCTTTGGATAACGAGTTCGATAGCTTCGAATATTGCTTTCTTAAGTCGGTGAATCGCACGTACAAATACGTTTCAATAAaagtgaatttatttaaaactccaGTGACCAAA GTACACTTTTCGTTGAACAAACGATTTAGTGGATACAGACCTTTCTTATATAATGTCACTGTGGATGCCTGTAGATTTTTACAGAATCCTGCATCTAACCCAATAGTTAATTACTTTTATGGATTCCTGACAACCCACACAAACCTAAATCACACATGTCCTTTTGTT gCTGATATcctttttgataaaattaatgtCGAGTTTGTAAACCACAGGTTTTCAAAAGTATTACCCTTTCCCGAGGGCGATTATTATTTGGAAAGCAATTGGATCGCATATGACATAAATCGAGCTGTTATAAAAGTGTATGGCACTTTATCTTGA
- the Ilp3 gene encoding probable insulin-like peptide 3 translates to MGSEMGRNRDTRILLPSLLLLVLMIGSAQCAMKLCGGKLPEALSRICVYGFNAMTKRTLDPVNFNLIEAAPLGLGFEDGTLLERLLVESSAQMLKTRRLREGVFDECCLKSCSMDELLRYCAPKPKT, encoded by the exons ATGGGCAGCGAAATGGGGCGGAACAGGGACACGAGGATCCTACTACCCAGCCTGCTCCTGCTAGTCCTGATGATCGGCAGTGCGCAGTGTGCCATGAAGCTGTGCGGCGGTAAACTGCCCGAAGCCCTGTCCCGGATCTGCGTTTATGGCTTCAACGCGATGACTAAGCGAACTTTGG ATCCCGTCAACTTCAACCTTATAGAGGCCGCACCACTTGGCTTGGGCTTCGAAGACGGTACGCTTCTCGAGAGGTTGTTAGTTGAGAGTTCCGCCCAGATGCTGAAAACACGACGACTGCGGGAAGGGGTCTTCGACGAGTGCTGCTTGAAGTCTTGCTCCATGGACGAACTCCTTAGATATTGTGCTCCCAAACCCAAAACGTGA
- the Ilp4 gene encoding probable insulin-like peptide 4 isoform X1 produces the protein MSLIRLGLALLLLVATTSQLLQPVQGRRKMCGDALIRELNHICIKGFPSRLKRSNEVPKDRVRTLIRRLRPLEEEDKEKESEQLDATGSGRKLRRHRRNIAHECCKDGCTYDDIMNYCAI, from the exons ATGAGCCTGATCAGATTGGGGCTGgcgctgctgctcctggtgGCCACCACGTCGCAGTTGCTGCAGCCGGTCCAGGGACGTCGGAAGATGTGCGGCGACGCCTTGATACGGGAACTGAATCACATTTGCATCAAGGGCTTTCCATCCAGACTCAAGCGGAGCAATG AAGTGCCCAAGGATAGAGTGCGAACCCTGATCCGCAGGCTCCGgccgctggaggaggaggacaagGAAAAGGAATCGGAACAATTGGATGCCACCGGAAGTGGACGCAAGTTGCGGCGCCACCGACGAAACATTGCCCACGAGTGCTGCAAGGATGGCTGCACCTACGACGATATCATGAACTACTGCGCCATATGA
- the Ilp4 gene encoding probable insulin-like peptide 4 isoform X2, with the protein MSLIRLGLALLLLVATTSQLLQPVQGRRKMCGDALIRELNHICIKGFPSRLKRSNVPKDRVRTLIRRLRPLEEEDKEKESEQLDATGSGRKLRRHRRNIAHECCKDGCTYDDIMNYCAI; encoded by the exons ATGAGCCTGATCAGATTGGGGCTGgcgctgctgctcctggtgGCCACCACGTCGCAGTTGCTGCAGCCGGTCCAGGGACGTCGGAAGATGTGCGGCGACGCCTTGATACGGGAACTGAATCACATTTGCATCAAGGGCTTTCCATCCAGACTCAAGCGGAGCAATG TGCCCAAGGATAGAGTGCGAACCCTGATCCGCAGGCTCCGgccgctggaggaggaggacaagGAAAAGGAATCGGAACAATTGGATGCCACCGGAAGTGGACGCAAGTTGCGGCGCCACCGACGAAACATTGCCCACGAGTGCTGCAAGGATGGCTGCACCTACGACGATATCATGAACTACTGCGCCATATGA
- the LOC108070045 gene encoding probable insulin-like peptide 5, with the protein MMFRSVMPLLLLLIPLLESAEAFSWHQACGPDLTELVLMMCPNGVAGMYQKRDSMIFDYVMADGGDADAVSESHNNGINSLTGLRRDFRGIVDQCCRKSCSFNTLKSYCK; encoded by the exons ATGATGTTCCGATCCGTGATGCcgttgctcctgctcctgatccCGCTCCTGGAATCGGCGGAGGCATTCAGCTGGCACCAGGCGTGTGGACCCGATCTCACCGAGTTGGTGCTGATGATGTGCCCCAATGGAGTGGCCGGAATGTACCAAAAGCGGGACTCCA TGATTTTTGATTATGTGATGGCGGATGGAGGTGACGCCGATGCGGTCTCCGAATCCCACAATAACGGGATAAACTCGCTGACTGGATTGCGACGCGACTTTCGGGGAATTGTGGACCAGTGTTGCCGTAAATCGTGCTCTTTTAATACGCTAAAGTCCTACTGCAAATAG